In the genome of Drosophila melanogaster chromosome 4, one region contains:
- the yellow-h gene encoding yellow-h, with protein MQSMTIFNIITQLVFLSKTLNGNLSVQPVFQTLDGYEYTSQSFSQNLQSESQLEIVYEWKYLDFLYSTFVQRQQSILNGDFVPKNNLPLGIDVHNNRLFVTTPRWKNGVPASLGTLPFPPKESSPAIKPYPNWEAHGNPNNPDCSKLMSVYRTAVDRCDRIWLIDSGIVNATINLNQICPPKIVVYDLKSDELIVRYNLEASHVKQDSLHSNIVVDIGEDCDDAHAIVSDVWRFGLLVYSLSKNRSWRVTNYNFYPDPFASDFNVYGLNFQWLDGVFGMSIYYNKKIMERVLYFHPMASFKEFMVPMNILLNESVWQTNTQEYAKYFIPIGDRGYNSQSSTSGVTRNGIMFFTQVHQDDIGCWDTSKPYTRAHLGKFHNMENSNLIQFPNDLKVDKEKDQNVWLISNRLPIFLYSNLDYGEVNFRILKANVNKIIRNSVCNPDNSYINTSKSAFVLIEEGQCF; from the exons ATGCAGTCTATGACTATCTTTAATATAATTACACAGTTAGTTTTTTTATCGAAGACTTTAAATGGAAACTTAAGTGTTCAACCAGTTTTCCAAACACTTGATGGCTATGAATATACTTCGCAGTCGTTTTCGCAAAACTTACAGAGTGAAAGTCAACTGGAGATCGTTTATGAATGGAAATATTTGGATTTCCTATACTCAACTTTTGTGCAACGCCAACAATCTATTTTAAATGG AGACTTTGtaccaaaaaataatttaccTTTAGGCATTGATGTCCATAATAACCGCCTGTTTGTGACAACTCCTCGTTGGAAGAATGGTGTGCCTGCTAGCTTAGGTACACTGCCCTTTCCTCCAAAAGAGTCAAGCCCGGCAATAAAGCCGTATCCAAACTGGGAGGCTCATGGAAATCCAAACAATCCTGACTGCTCAAAACTGATGTCAGTTTATCGAACAGCTGTAGATAGGTGTGATCGAATTTGGCTAATTGATTCTGGAATTGTCAATGCTACAATAAACTTAAATCAGATCTGCCCACCAAAAATTGTTGTGTATGATCTTAAAAGTGACGAACTGATTGTTCGATACAATTTGGAAGCTTCTCATGTGAAGCAAGATTCGTTGCACTCCAATATTGTTGTGGATATTGGAGAAGATTGCGATGATGCGCATGCTATCGTATCGGATGTATGGAGATTTGGTCTACTTGTTTACAGCCTATCAAAAAACCGCAGCTGGCGCGTGACCAACTATAACTTTTATCCGGATCCCTTTGCTTCGGATTTTAATGTATACGgattaaattttcaatggcTGGATGGTGTTTTTGGAATGAGTATATATTACaataagaaaataatggaaCGCGTTCTTTATTTTCATCCAATGGCAAGTTTCAAG GAGTTCATGGTGCCTATGAATATCTTGTTAAACGAATCTGTGTGGCAAACGAATACTCAAGAGTACGCCAAGTACTTCATACCAATTGGAGACCGCGGATATAATTCTCAATCATCTACATCAGGAGTTACAAGGAATGGCATTATGTTTTTTACACAAGTTCATCAAGATGATATTGGATGCTGGGATACATCGAAACCATACACTCGAGCACATTTGGGAAAATTTCATAATATGGAAAACTCAAATCTTATTCAATTTCCAAATGATTTAAAAGTAGACAAAGAAAAAGATCAAAATGTATGGCTTATAAGTAACCGACTACCAATTTTTCTATACAGCAATCTAGATTATGGAGAAGtaaattttcgaattttaaaGGCGAATGTAAATAAGATTATTCGCAATAGTGTTTGCAATCCGGATAATAGTTATATTAATACATCAAAGTCAGCTTTTGTGTTGATAGAAGAAGGACAGTGTTTTTGA